The genomic interval AGAGTtgggtatgtttttttttcttaattTTATTTTGAGCTCTCAAGATATCAATACATATACAATCTATACATAATGTCTCTCTCTATATctctatatattatatatatataatatgtacATTATGCAGTAGACCCATAATGGGAAATCAAAGTGGCAAATTTTTGAATTAAATAAAAAGCCCTTTTAACTCAGTGGTAGAGTAATGCCATGGTAAGGCATAAGTCATCGGTTCAAATCCGATAAAGGGCTTTTTAAATTAGTGGTAGAGTAATCTCGTGCTAAGACGTAAGTCATTGGTTCGAATCTGATAGAGTACTTTTCTACTAAATTGATtcgcttttttctttgtttttgaagcTTTCTCTTTAGAGAATTTTATGACTTAGTGCGGGATGAATGCATTTTTGGTCTGAACACTAAATGAAGCACGgaatggaaataaaaaaaaaattggaCTCTTTTTCATCTTATCTTAGATCAATAAAATAACTACCTGTACTGAACTAATCTAGAATCCCTTTTAGTAATCCATTCTTATTCTATACATTTAAAATGAATTTCCCTAAAAGGTAGAGGATGATCCATGAATTAATCTAACCATCAACTAAAAAAATCCTAGATGAAAACATAGCAGAAAAGTTAGAAAAACTCTTTGCTTTGGATCTAGTTATACTTTTCGAGTATATTGACAATTCAAAAAAACTGCTCATACTATGATTATAGTATAATCACGAGCGGTTGTATATGGCCCTATCGTCTAGTGATGCCCCTATCGTCTAGTGGTTCAGGACATCTCTCTTTCAAGGAGGCAGCGGGGATTCGACTTCCCCTGGGGGTAGGGAGTATTATGAAAGGAGGTTAATCATAGATTAGCAAAAACCCTAGAATAAATTCTTCCTGGGTCGATGCCCGAGTGGTTAATGGGGACGGACTGTAAATTCGTTGACAATGTCTACGCTGGTTCAAATCCAGCTCGGCCCAAAAATCTAGGGCTTCGTGAATATGAACTAAATCCTTTTGTTTTTCTCCCATAAAATAAAATGTCTGATCtatagaaataaaagagaaataaaaaaggggATTTTTTTTTCTAATCCATATCTCTCTCATTCCTTTCTTACAAACAAAAGAGTTTTTCTTGTTGAAGGGTGGATTATTATCCATTTTTAGTGATAAAAAATCACGACATACTAGTTATGTCACTCTCACTATACCCACGTATAATATAATATTAATATGTGGGTATGTAGTATATGATTCGTCTATTTCTTAGAGTACGACAGACGAATCGAATCTTCTTATGGTTCTATTTAAGAATGGGTATGCCATACACCCCGCGGGGATTGTAGTTCAATTGGTCAGAGCACCGCCCTGTCAAGGCGGAAGCTGCGGGTTCGAGCCCCGTCAGTCCCGAACTAGGGTTCAATGAATGGAGAAATTCATATTTCCTTTTTCCATGAAAAAAAAGGGGCAGGGAGCAAGATCAAATACCCATAGGGCACCCTTACTtcacttttttattttgcatctcTCATTAAAGAGGGAGGGAAGGAGTATAGGAATTTTTTTCACTACTCCCGATCGATAAAGATAAAGAAAGACACACATACGATATGTGGATTAGTAGAATTTTAGGATATTACTCTATCTTTCTTTATGATGATACCATCCTCATCTTAATTTCCTATTCCACTGTTATGGAATAGAGTACCGGTATTTTACCGGAATCCATACATAAATTGTATTCCCTTTTTATTTCAGACCTCTTTTCCCCATCTCACTTCTACTGCTTATTTGGATGTCTATGTGACCCATAGAAAGTTGCTCATATAATACATACATAATTGTATGTATAACTATAAGAAAAAGGAAGAGAAATTGTATAAGATTAAGAAAGCTCGTGGGTTAGAGATATAgaaaagaaaaagtagaaaaaaaAGGATTAAAAAAGAGGGAATTCCTAATCCAATCAAAAAACCCATTTTGGTCTTAGTATGGATATAGGATCTTCCTATGTTATActatataactctcatccatGAATTGATTTGATAGATCCGATATTCATAATATTGAATTGATTCAGTATTATCAGAATGCAAGCCCTACCCTTGAATTTACAAGATACCCCTTTTTCCTCTCCATGGGATTACATCCCGAGTTattgtgaaaataaaaaataaagaggttATGGAAGTCAATATTCTCGCATTTATTGCTACTGCACTGTTCATTCTAATTCCTACTTCTTTTTTACTTATTATTTATGTAAAAACAGTCAGCCAAAATAATTAAGTGGAATTCCAATTAATCATTGAAGAAATGAAAAAGggattaaataaaaaaaatccaagtCTTAAATGAAAGGATCTGGTTGGAATCTTAAAGTGTGGTAGAAAGAACTACATATAGTTTTTTCTACGACACTTTAGAGTCTTTCTATTATATTATCTTTGAATCTACATAGAATAGATTAGTAGATTGAAATAGTTAAGTAGTCTAATTCAATTTCTTTTTTCATTGCATCCACTTAATTTCAATCAGGTCAAAATAAAAAAATCGAAGACAATTCTTGACCAAAGAATCCAtggaaggaaagaaaaataatataagaATAGACTATAGTAaaaagtaaaaggaaaaaacCAGCGAATCTTTCATGCTTAAATATCccgcgagatgcttcaaaagagaaTAAAAATTATTCTAAGAATAAAGAAAGAGTATAAAACAAATGGAAAATGTGTGATATGCCGTGAATAGTTCCGTGGAAGAAAGTCTAATTTTCTTATGTATAGAACTTTTTTTAACCATTAGTCATTTCTAGTAGAAATTCTTAATTGGTATAATGGCTCTTTCTTACAATACAAGAGTTTCTTACAGGAGTGAAACAAAACTAAAGAAAAAGATTAAAGAATAACGTTTGACAAAATAATTAATGCAAAACGATCAATTAAAAAAAGAATTGATACAACAATTTGATTACTTAATCAATTAGTAGTATCGTATCCCTAGAGTCCACTCCTTCCCCATACTACTAGTGAAAGAGAAAATGTAAAGACTACCATTAAAGCAGCCCAAGCGAGACTTACTATATCCATCTAAATTATGTCTCCTATTTCTATGAAGGGATTATTCTACTATTGATCAATAATCATAGTGGAATCAAGGGTACAGAGTCAAAAAGGGCTTCTGCCCTAAGGCCATGGATCAATCAGTTCAAGGAATTTACTCCtaacaaattcttataggaaTTCTTGTAGAATTAGAGAGCATTAAAAATACGATACTATAAAGCCCTTTTTTCCTTACCTTAAAAAAGAAAGAGTACGGGAATGATGTCCTGAATAGAAGAAGCGGGAATAGGAAGATTTTTTATTCCTTTTGTTACTCTAGTGTATGTAGGTCACATAAGATGTACGATAAAAAAATGTATGATAATTAGGAAGTCTTGATATTCTTTCGTGGAGTCCCTTCTGGAATCTTAGATTGAAAAAGAGAAGAATGCCCCTTAGGGACCTTTCTTTGGATACCAAGATTTCTGACATCTTATCCTCGTATTTAAAAATTCTCAAATCGAATCAATTAAGAaccaattcaaattcatataataAAAGAATAAGGAAACACTACCTCACCCCTATTGATAACCATTTTGGCCACTACCGCCAaaacaaaccctaaccctagtttAAGGATAGAACTATGGTATGGTTTCTCTAAACCCAGTATCGGCAGGCTTAGTTACTCTCTTGCCCGAACTTATGCGAAGTAAAAATTGATTGAATTCGATCAGTACTAGAAAACCTAAGTATTTTATTGATCAGGCGGCACCCAGATTTGAACTGGGGATAAAGGATTTGCAGTCCCCTGCCTTACCGCTTGGCCATGCCGCCAAAAAATCCGATCGAAAATCTAGAAAACAGCAAGTATTCATCCACGTTTTCTTACGAAAAGcccctttcttttattttgaatatAATTAAACTTACTTTTTTCCAATCTTTTTCAAAAAAGATACTCCTGCTTTTTTTGATCCAGTTTCGATTATTCTCCTCGATAGATTCTATCTTAAAACATACATTGCTAACACAATAAAACTTCCCATTTCTTTCTAttgagatgaaaaagaagaaaagtgGATTTCTAGTCACAGGCTGCAAAATTCAGAACAAATTGGAACCATTAACTAGAATTCTCTTTCTTTTTTGAATTGCAGTAGTGAACTACTCTTAAATCGGTATTATCTCCCCCCCTTCAATTTCAATGGCATAATAAAATATTATGGCTTTATGCTTAATCCGTGTATAGGTGAACTTTAGGTCCGAGCAGCATTATTATCCAAAGATCCCCTTTATGTACATATCTCTATGGGGAATCGTGCTTTAATTTTTCAaagtattaaattaaatatcttgaataaaaaaaggaaatttgCTCTGATATTAGAGTATAACCTGACTATCTTGGCCTACCCAAGTGAAATTACGATAAAAGAAAAGCATGGATATGGGGAGAGGTGGATAATTAGATTGGCATGTACTTAAAAAAGGGACTTACTTTATTTTAGAATTCCACAATGAAATACTTAATTTTCTAGCAATTATACTACTCCGATCCGAAATAAAAAAGAACCCTCAAATTATTTTTAGAAATTAAAGTAAGCACGCTATTCTAAATCGAAGTAAAGTAAAACTTTCTAGTGTATTATATTACGGCTTTATTACATTCATAGAAAGGGGATAAAATGAGAAATCTTTGCCATTCAATCTGATTAGAATATTATAAAGTATAAGTGGCATAATTTTTTTTGTAGGAATATTTTAGCAattcattttcatttcatttgTACCCCTGGTAAACTAGAATTTTCGTCGAAATGGTCTCTATTCATATGTATGAAATACATATATGAAATACGTATGTGGAGTTCCCTAGAATTTCATGTGATTCAGTAAACAGAATATAGATTCCATGATTGCTAGATCAATCCGTAGGGATTGATGAAGAGTGAGCTGATAATGGAATTTTTCTTTGATAAACAGGAAACTTAAGATTAAGATGCTCCGGAATGGAAACGAGGGAATGTCCACAATACCCGGATTTAGTCAGATCCAATTCGAGGGATTTTTTAGGTTCATTAATCAAGCCTTGGCAGAAGAACTTGACAAGTTTCCAACAATTAAAGATCCAGATCACGAAATTGCATTTCAATTATTTGCGAAAGGATATCAATTGCTAGAACCCTCGATAAAAGAAAGAGATGCTGTGTATGAATCACTCACCTATTCTTCCGAATTATATGTATCTGCGAGATTAATTTTTGGTTTCGATGTGCAAAAGCAAACCATTTCTATCGGAAACATTCCTATAATGAATTCCTTAGGAACCTTTATTATAAATGGAATATACCGAATTGTGATCAATCAAATATTGCTAAGTCCTGGTATTTACTACCGCTCGGAATTAGATCATAAGGGAATTTCTATCTACACCGGGACTATAATATCAGATTGGGGAGGGAGATCGGAAttagcaattgataaaaaagAAAGGATATGGGCTCGCGTgagtagaaaacaaaagataTCTATTCTAGTTCTATCATCAGCTATGGGTTCGAATCTAAGAGAAATTCTAGATAATGTTTCCTACCCTGAAATTTTCTTGTCTTTCCCGaatgctaaggagaagaagaggattgAGTCAAAAGAAAAAGCTATTTTGGAGTTTTATCAACAATTTGCTTGTGTAGGTGGGGACCTGGTATTTTCGGAGTCCTTATGCGAGGAATTACAAAAGAAATTTTTTCAACAAAAATGTGAATTAGGAAGGATTGGTCGACGAAATATGAATCGGAGACTTAATCTTGATATACCTCAGAACAATACATTCTTGTTACCACGAGATGTATTGGCCGCTACGGATCATTTGATTGGAATGAAATTTGGAACGGGTATACTTGACGATGACGATATGAATCACTTGAAAAATAAACGTATTCGTTCGGTTGCGGATCTGTTACAAGATCAATTCGGATTGGCTCTTGGTCGTTTACAACATGCAGTTCAAAAAACTATTCGTAGAGTATTCATACGTCAATCGAAACCGACTCCCCAAACTTTGGTAACTCCAACTTCAACTTCAATTTTATTAATAACTACTTATGAGACCTTTTTTGGCACATACCCATTATCTCAAGTTTTTGATCAAACGAATCCATTGACACAAACTGTTCATGGGCGAAAAGTGAGTTGTTTAGGTCCTGGAGGGTTGACGGGGAGAACCGCAAGTTTTCGGAGCCGAGATATTCATCCGAGTCACTATGGGCGTATTTGTCCAATTGACACGTCTGAAGGAATCAATGTTGGACTTACTGGATCCTTAGCAATTCATGCGAGAATTGATCACTTGTGGGGATCTATAGAGAGTCCGTTTTATGAAATATCTGctgagaaagcaaaagaaaaaaaagagagacagGTGGTTTATCTATCACCAAATAGAGATGAGTATTATATGATAGCAGCAGGAAATTCTTTGTCCTTGAATCAAGGTATTCAGGAAGAACAGGTTGTTCCAGCTAGATACCGCCAAGAATTCTTGACTATTGCATGGGAACAGATTCATGTTAGAAGTATTTTTCCTTTCCAATATTTTTCTATTGGGGGTTCTCTCATTCCTTTTATTGAGCACAATGATGCGAATCGGGCTTTAATGAGTTCTAATATGCAGCGCCAAGCAGTTCCACTTTCTCGGTCCGAGAAATGCATTGTTGGAACTGGATTGGAACGCCAAACAGCTCTAGATTCGAGGGTTTCCGTTATAGCCGAACGCGAGGGAAAGATCATTTCTACTGATAGTCATAAGATACTTTTATCAAGTAGTGGGAAGACTATAAGTATTCCTTTAGTTAACCACCGTCGCTCTAACAAAAATACTTGTATGCACCAAAAACCTCGGGTTCCACGGGGTAAATCCATTAAAAAAGGACAAATTTTAGCAGAAGGAGCTGCTACAGTTGGGGGGGAACTTGCTTTAGGAAAAAACGTATTAGTAGCTTATATGCCATGGGAAGGTTACAATTTTGAAGACGCAGTACTAATTAGCGAACGTTTGGTATATGAGGATATTTATACCTCTTTTCACATCCGGAAATATGAAATTCAGACGGATACGACAAGCCAGGGCTCCGCTGAAAAAATCACTAAAGAAATACCACATCTAGAAGAACATTTACTCCGCAATTTGGACAAAAATGGAGTTGTTAGGTTGGGATCCTGGGTAGAAACTGGTGATATTTTAGTAGGTAAATTAACGCCTCAGATAGCGAGCGAATCATCATATATCGCAGAAGCTGGATTATTACGGGCCATATTCGGCCTTGAGGTTTCCACTTCAAAAGAAACTTCTCTGAAATTACCTATAGGTGGAAGAGGGCGCGTTATCGATGTGAAATGGATCCAAAGGGACCCCCTCGACATAATGGTTCGTGTATATATTTTACAGAAACGTGAAATCAAAGTTGGGGATAAAGTAGCCGGAAGACATGGGAATAAAGGGATCATTTCCAAAATTTTGCCTAGGCAAGATATGCCCTATTTGCAAGATGGAACACCCGTTGATATGGTCTTCAATCCCTTAGGAGTACCCTCCCGAATGAATGTGGGACAAATATTTGAAAGCTCGCTCGGATTAGCGGGGGATCTGCTAAAGAAACATTATAGAATAGCACCCTTTGATGAGAGATATGAGCAAGAGGCTTCAAGAAAACTTGTGTTTTCAGAATTATATGAAGCCagtaaagaaacaaaaaatcCATGGGTATTTGAACCCGAGTACCCGGGAAAAAGCAGAATATTTGATGGAAGAACAGGCGACCCCTTTGAGCAACCTGTTCTAATAGGGAAGTCCTATATCTTAAAATTAATTCATCAAGTTGATGAGAAAATTCATGGGCGTTCTACTGGGCCCTACTCACTTGTTACACAACAACCGGTTAGAGGAAGAGCCAAGCAAGGGGGACAACGAGTAGGAGAAATGGAAGTTTGGGCTTTAGAAGGATTTGGTGTTGCTCATATTTTACAAGAGATACTTACTTATAAATCTGACCATCTTATAGCTCGCCAAGAAATACTTAATGCTACGATCTGGGGAAAAAGAATACCTAATCATGAGGATCCTCCAGAATCTTTTCGAGTGCTCGTTCGAGAACTACGATCTTTGGCTCTAGAACTGAATCATTTCCTTGTATCTGAAAAGAACTTCCAGGTTAATAGGGAGGAAGTTTGATCGGAATAAATATAAATTCTTTTCTTATTTCTATTTTATGATTGACCAATATAAACATCAACAACTTCAAATTGGACTCGTTTCCCCTCAACAAATAAAGGCTTGGGCTAACAAAAACCTACCTAATGGAGAAGCCGTTGGCGAAGTCACAAGGCCCTCTACTTTTCATTATAAAACCGATAAACCAGAAAAAGATGGATTGTTTTGCGAAAGAATCTTTGGACCCATAAAAAGCGGGATTTGCGGTTGTGGCAATTCTCGAGCGAGCGGAGCTGAAAACGAAGACGAAAGATTTTGCCAAAAATGCGGGGTAGAATTTGTGGATTCTCGGATACGAAGATATCAAATGGGATACATCAAACTCGCATGTCCCGTGACTCATGTGTGGTATTTGAAAGGTCTTCCTAGTTATATCGCGAATCTTTTAGATAAACCTCTTAAGAAGTTGGAGGGCCTAGTATACGGCGATTTCTCTTTTGCTAGGCCCAGCACTAAAAAACCCACTTTTTTACGATTACGAGGTTTATTCGAAGAGGAAATTGCATCCTGTAACCACAGcatttctccctttttttctacCCCAGGCTTTGCAACATTTCGAAATCGGGAAATTGCGACAGGAGCAGGTGCTATTAGAGAACAATTAGCAGATTTGGATTTGCGAATTATTATAGAGAATTCTTTGGTCGAATGGAAGGAATTAGAAGACGAGGGGTATAGTGGAGATGAGTGGGAAGATAGAAAAAGACGAATAAGAAAAGTTTTTTTGATTAGACGCATGCAATTGGCgaaacattttattcaaacaaaTGTAGAACCAGAATGGATGGTTTTGTGCTTATTACCGGTTCTTCCTCCCGAATTGAGACCTATTGTTTATAGGTCTGGAGATAAAGTAGTGACTTCAGACATTAATGAACTTTATAAGAGAGTTATCCGTCGGAACAACAATCTTGCCTATCTATTAAAAAGAAGTGAATTAGCGCCAGCAGATTTAGTAATGTGCCAGGAAAAATTGGTACAAGAAGCCGTGGATACACTTCTTGATAGTGGGTCCCGCGGGCAACCGACGAGGGATGGTCACAATAAAGTATACAAATCACTTTCAGATGTAATTGAAGGTAAAGAGGGAAGGTTTCGCGAGACTCTGCTTGGGAAACGGGTCGATTACTCGGGGCGTTCTGTCATTGTTGTGGGTCCTTCGCTTTCATTACATCAATGTGGATTACCTCTAGAGATAGCAATAAAGCTTTTTCAGCTATTTGTAATTCGCGATTTAATCACGAAACGCGCCACTTCTAATGTCAGGATTGCTAAAAGGAAAATTTGGGAAAAGGAACCCATTGTATGGGAAATACTTCAAGAAGTTATGCGGGGACATCCTGTACTGTTAAATAGAGCACCTACTCTGCATAGATTAGGCATACAGGCCTTTCAACCCACTTTAGTAGAGGGGCGTACTATTTCTTTACACCCATTAGTGTGTAAGGGTTTCAATGCAGACTTTGATGGAGATCAAATGGCTGTTCATCTACCTTTATCCTTGGAAGCTCAGG from Hordeum vulgare subsp. vulgare unplaced genomic scaffold, MorexV3_pseudomolecules_assembly, whole genome shotgun sequence carries:
- the LOC123423331 gene encoding DNA-directed RNA polymerase subunit beta, whose product is MLRNGNEGMSTIPGFSQIQFEGFFRFINQALAEELDKFPTIKDPDHEIAFQLFAKGYQLLEPSIKERDAVYESLTYSSELYVSARLIFGFDVQKQTISIGNIPIMNSLGTFIINGIYRIVINQILLSPGIYYRSELDHKGISIYTGTIISDWGGRSELAIDKKERIWARVSRKQKISILVLSSAMGSNLREILDNVSYPEIFLSFPNAKEKKRIESKEKAILEFYQQFACVGGDLVFSESLCEELQKKFFQQKCELGRIGRRNMNRRLNLDIPQNNTFLLPRDVLAATDHLIGMKFGTGILDDDDMNHLKNKRIRSVADLLQDQFGLALGRLQHAVQKTIRRVFIRQSKPTPQTLVTPTSTSILLITTYETFFGTYPLSQVFDQTNPLTQTVHGRKVSCLGPGGLTGRTASFRSRDIHPSHYGRICPIDTSEGINVGLTGSLAIHARIDHLWGSIESPFYEISAEKAKEKKERQVVYLSPNRDEYYMIAAGNSLSLNQGIQEEQVVPARYRQEFLTIAWEQIHVRSIFPFQYFSIGGSLIPFIEHNDANRALMSSNMQRQAVPLSRSEKCIVGTGLERQTALDSRVSVIAEREGKIISTDSHKILLSSSGKTISIPLVNHRRSNKNTCMHQKPRVPRGKSIKKGQILAEGAATVGGELALGKNVLVAYMPWEGYNFEDAVLISERLVYEDIYTSFHIRKYEIQTDTTSQGSAEKITKEIPHLEEHLLRNLDKNGVVRLGSWVETGDILVGKLTPQIASESSYIAEAGLLRAIFGLEVSTSKETSLKLPIGGRGRVIDVKWIQRDPLDIMVRVYILQKREIKVGDKVAGRHGNKGIISKILPRQDMPYLQDGTPVDMVFNPLGVPSRMNVGQIFESSLGLAGDLLKKHYRIAPFDERYEQEASRKLVFSELYEASKETKNPWVFEPEYPGKSRIFDGRTGDPFEQPVLIGKSYILKLIHQVDEKIHGRSTGPYSLVTQQPVRGRAKQGGQRVGEMEVWALEGFGVAHILQEILTYKSDHLIARQEILNATIWGKRIPNHEDPPESFRVLVRELRSLALELNHFLVSEKNFQVNREEV